Genomic DNA from Clostridium sp. BJN0013:
ATATTGGCAGACATATTGTTACATATGAAAACGCAGGAATAGATTTAACGAAAAAGGAATTTGATCTTTTAAAATATTTAATGGTGAATAAAAATATTGCACTTTCCAGGGAAAATATCCTAGAAAAAGTCTGGGGATATGATTATTTAGGAGATACAAATATAGTAGATGTGTATATTCGTTATTTAAGAAGTAAAATTGATGATAAATTCAACAAAAAGTATATATATACCATTCGTGGAGTGGGGTATCAATTTAGGTATGAATAATAGAAAATCTCTGTATAAAATACTGTTTAAAATCATAAAAATACTATTTTCATTTTCAAAGATGATTTTTAAATTTTTATATGATCTTATAGAAGATATTGCTTGGAATATTTTAGAAAAATTTAGATTTTCATTAACTTTTAAAATTACAATAACTTATGTATTTAGTTTCATCATGGTTTTCTCACTAATAGGAGTCTGTATAATGGCCAGCTTTAAATACTACATGGATAAGGGAATAAATGCTGATTATATGTCAATTTTAGGAGGTATTATATTTATATCCAATGTTATAGGATTATTTATTATTAGCATTGTAGGTTCAAAAGCCAGTAAAAAATTTTTATCTCCGTTAAAAAGTATGACAGATACTGTAAGGGAGATATCTATAAATGCTCTGGATAAACGTCTTAATGTAAAGGGTTCAAAAAATGAATTAAAGGACCTTGCAAAAACTTTTAATGAAATGCTGGACAGAATTGAAAGTTCTGTGGAACAGCAAAATCAATTTGTATCCGATGCATCCCACGAATTGAGAACCCCTATCTCTGTAATTCAAGGATATGCGAACCTTCTGCACCGCTGGGGAAAGGATGACAGGGAAGTTCTGCAGGAATCCATTGCTGCAATTAAAAGTGAATCAGAAAATATGAAACAACTGATAGAAAAGCTTTTATTTCTTGCACGAGGAGATAAAAATGCCCAAAAAGTTGAAAAAGAAGACTTTATACTCAGTGAACTTATTGATGAATTAGTAAGAGAGACAAAATTAGTTCATAAAAATCATCATATAGGAAGCGATTATAATGAAAAATTTAATGTATATGCAGACAGGAAGCT
This window encodes:
- a CDS encoding sensor histidine kinase; the encoded protein is MNNRKSLYKILFKIIKILFSFSKMIFKFLYDLIEDIAWNILEKFRFSLTFKITITYVFSFIMVFSLIGVCIMASFKYYMDKGINADYMSILGGIIFISNVIGLFIISIVGSKASKKFLSPLKSMTDTVREISINALDKRLNVKGSKNELKDLAKTFNEMLDRIESSVEQQNQFVSDASHELRTPISVIQGYANLLHRWGKDDREVLQESIAAIKSESENMKQLIEKLLFLARGDKNAQKVEKEDFILSELIDELVRETKLVHKNHHIGSDYNEKFNVYADRKLIKEALRIFVDNSIKYTPEGGTIKLDCYLRYNTAVITIGDTGIGISEEDIPHIFERFYRADKSRTKSSGGTGLGLSIAKWILDEHNGKIDVWSKLDIGTVIKIIIPVKSSNS